One region of Candidatus Woesearchaeota archaeon genomic DNA includes:
- a CDS encoding transketolase, which translates to MLSKKEQLKLKKKANLIRQDIIRMIYHAESGHPAGSLSMTDILTYLYFKFLKTYPDEPNSPKRDYLILSNGHICPALYATLAHKGFFKTKELLTLRKLDSQLQGHPHRTELPGLETSSGPLGSGLSQGAGIALALKHDNKNNKVIVLTSDGEHDEGNTWEAAMLTAKYKLDNLIQIMDKNHIQIDGFTDEIMPLGNIKKNYESFGWHVQEINGHNFQEIEKALNKATHFKGKPSLIIANTIPGKGVTFMQNTNKWHGKAPDHHETHEAILQLKGEYEKLK; encoded by the coding sequence ATGCTAAGCAAAAAAGAACAACTCAAACTAAAAAAGAAAGCAAACCTGATAAGACAAGACATAATAAGAATGATATACCACGCAGAATCAGGGCACCCTGCAGGAAGCCTTAGCATGACAGACATACTGACTTATTTATACTTCAAATTTCTCAAAACATACCCTGATGAACCAAATAGTCCAAAAAGAGATTACCTAATACTAAGCAACGGACACATATGCCCTGCACTATACGCAACACTAGCGCATAAAGGATTCTTTAAAACAAAAGAACTCCTAACTCTAAGAAAACTAGACTCGCAACTACAAGGACACCCGCACAGAACAGAACTCCCTGGACTAGAAACAAGCAGCGGACCATTAGGCAGCGGACTAAGTCAAGGAGCAGGTATCGCACTAGCATTAAAACACGACAATAAAAACAACAAAGTTATAGTTCTAACAAGCGACGGAGAACATGACGAAGGAAACACATGGGAAGCAGCAATGCTAACAGCAAAATACAAACTAGACAACTTAATACAAATAATGGACAAAAACCACATACAAATAGATGGATTCACAGATGAAATAATGCCACTTGGAAACATCAAAAAAAACTATGAAAGCTTCGGATGGCACGTACAAGAAATAAACGGACATAACTTTCAGGAAATAGAAAAAGCACTAAACAAAGCAACACACTTCAAAGGAAAACCATCCCTAATAATAGCAAACACCATTCCAGGAAAAGGCGTGACATTCATGCAAAACACGAACAAATGGCACGGCAAAGCACCAGACCACCACGAAACGCACGAAGCAATACTACAACTTAAAGGAGAATATGAAAAACTAAAATGA
- a CDS encoding helix-turn-helix domain-containing protein translates to MVKKITILSVLEPFLEQPNEELHLAEISRQLKQPHPTTRQHLNELEKRGILIKTIKGRQTNYKLKLDNPLSIDYLTITEKNKLIEKIEKNLILREIHTLIKEKYSNNNTIIFGSTAEENKKNNDIDILITGKINRKDFSELSEKINKKTHIINTEKERVTKTLKEEIRKKHIIINKTEETLRWLYWE, encoded by the coding sequence GTGGTTAAAAAAATAACGATCTTGTCTGTTTTAGAACCCTTCTTAGAACAACCAAATGAAGAATTGCACTTAGCAGAAATATCTAGACAACTAAAACAACCACACCCCACAACAAGACAACATCTAAATGAATTAGAAAAAAGAGGAATTCTAATAAAAACGATAAAAGGCAGACAGACAAACTACAAACTAAAATTAGACAATCCACTCAGCATAGATTATCTGACAATAACAGAAAAAAATAAATTAATAGAAAAAATAGAAAAAAATCTTATTTTAAGAGAAATACATACATTAATTAAAGAAAAATATTCAAATAACAACACAATTATTTTCGGTTCTACAGCAGAAGAAAATAAAAAAAATAACGATATAGACATATTAATAACAGGAAAAATAAACAGAAAAGACTTTTCAGAACTCTCTGAAAAAATAAATAAAAAAACACACATAATAAACACAGAAAAAGAAAGAGTTACAAAAACACTTAAAGAAGAAATAAGAAAAAAACACATAATAATAAACAAAACAGAAGAAACACTGAGGTGGTTATACTGGGAATAA
- the trxA gene encoding thioredoxin encodes MKKLTKENFEQEVLKANTPVIIDFYADWCGPCKMMSPVFEELSKEYEGKLKFLKLDTEDQPELAGQFNIRGIPSLSIIKGTEEINRIVGFNQKEALKQKIDETLAKN; translated from the coding sequence ATGAAAAAATTAACAAAAGAAAACTTTGAACAAGAAGTCCTAAAAGCAAACACACCAGTAATAATAGATTTCTACGCAGACTGGTGCGGACCATGCAAAATGATGAGCCCAGTATTTGAAGAATTAAGCAAAGAATATGAAGGAAAACTAAAATTCCTAAAACTAGACACAGAAGACCAACCAGAACTAGCAGGACAATTCAACATAAGAGGAATACCTAGCTTATCAATCATAAAAGGAACAGAAGAAATAAACAGAATCGTCGGATTTAACCAAAAAGAAGCATTAAAACAAAAAATAGACGAAACACTAGCAAAAAATTAA
- a CDS encoding alpha/beta hydrolase, with protein sequence MKYFIIHGAYGSPNENWFPWLKKELEKQGHSVFVPKLPTPEGQTLKNWKKEFEKYKKEINEDTVFIGHSMGPAFILTILEELELAKPVKACFFISGFIALLGNKEFDKINKTFMEHNFEWKKIKQNCSNFYLINAQDDPYVPWKLGKELSEKLDGEFILKEKGGHFNTEAGYTEFEYLLKLIRYKLIKTKQMTLCFAQKNYKILLAMKKRGFGAGRWNGYGGKVQDEETVEEAAKREIQEESEIENIELEQKGIIEFDLPKEEKMLEVHVYEITNYEGTPKETEEMKPKWFNINEIPYDEMWPDDKHWLPLFIEGKKIKAKFKFDENDKVIEKQIKEIEEL encoded by the coding sequence ATGAAATACTTCATAATACACGGAGCATACGGAAGCCCTAACGAAAACTGGTTTCCATGGCTGAAAAAAGAACTTGAAAAGCAAGGACACAGCGTATTTGTTCCAAAACTACCAACACCAGAAGGACAAACACTAAAAAACTGGAAGAAAGAATTTGAGAAATACAAAAAAGAAATAAATGAAGATACTGTGTTCATAGGACATAGCATGGGACCTGCATTCATACTTACAATACTAGAAGAATTAGAACTTGCAAAACCAGTAAAGGCATGTTTCTTCATATCAGGATTCATAGCTCTTCTTGGAAATAAAGAATTTGACAAAATAAACAAGACATTCATGGAACACAACTTTGAATGGAAAAAAATAAAACAAAACTGTTCAAATTTTTATCTCATTAATGCACAAGACGATCCATACGTCCCTTGGAAACTCGGAAAAGAATTATCAGAAAAATTAGACGGAGAATTCATCCTAAAAGAAAAAGGAGGACACTTCAATACAGAAGCAGGATACACAGAATTTGAATATCTTCTAAAACTCATACGATACAAACTAATAAAGACCAAGCAGATGACACTATGCTTTGCACAAAAAAATTATAAAATACTTCTTGCAATGAAAAAAAGAGGGTTTGGAGCAGGAAGATGGAATGGTTACGGAGGAAAAGTCCAGGATGAAGAAACTGTAGAAGAAGCTGCTAAAAGAGAAATACAAGAAGAATCAGAAATAGAAAATATAGAACTGGAACAAAAAGGAATCATAGAATTCGACTTACCAAAAGAAGAAAAAATGCTTGAAGTCCACGTATATGAAATAACAAACTACGAAGGAACTCCCAAAGAAACAGAAGAAATGAAACCAAAATGGTTCAATATAAACGAGATACCATATGATGAAATGTGGCCTGATGACAAACACTGGCTGCCACTTTTCATAGAAGGTAAAAAAATCAAAGCAAAATTCAAATTCGATGAAAACGACAAAGTAATAGAAAAACAAATAAAAGAAATTGAAGAACTATGA
- the corA gene encoding magnesium/cobalt transporter CorA, with amino-acid sequence MLKKRRKKDKGLPPGTLIYTGEHTEEKINIEIIQYNKKQFSEKKIQKQQLSKKIAKDKVSWINITGIHDPEIIEKIGKEFTINPLIQEDILNTNQRPKIEQFEKHIYIVMKMPEYNKETHKLNMEQISIILGKNYVISLQERKGDVFDTIRERIRQNKGRVRNKKADYLAYILIDSIIDSYYSLLEEFGEELEETEIKLIENPTITEQHKLNNDKKNLILLRKAVWPVRELIGSLQRQTSKLISKELEPYLKDLYDHSIQAIDTVETYRDMTSSMTDLYMSSISNKMNEVMKVLTIFAAIFIPLTFLAGVYGMNFQYLPELQWKYGYLYVWIIFISIGSGMLIYFKKKKWI; translated from the coding sequence ATTCTCAAAAAAAGAAGAAAAAAAGATAAAGGACTACCACCTGGAACACTAATATACACAGGAGAACACACAGAAGAAAAAATAAACATAGAAATAATACAATACAACAAAAAACAATTCTCAGAAAAAAAAATACAAAAACAACAACTATCCAAAAAAATAGCAAAAGACAAAGTAAGCTGGATAAACATAACAGGAATACACGACCCTGAAATAATAGAAAAAATAGGAAAAGAATTCACAATAAACCCCCTAATACAAGAAGACATACTAAACACAAATCAAAGACCAAAAATAGAACAATTCGAAAAACACATATACATAGTAATGAAAATGCCCGAATACAACAAAGAAACCCACAAACTAAACATGGAACAAATATCAATAATACTAGGAAAAAATTACGTAATATCCCTACAAGAAAGAAAAGGCGACGTATTTGACACAATAAGAGAACGAATAAGACAAAACAAAGGAAGAGTAAGAAACAAAAAAGCAGATTATCTAGCATACATCCTAATAGACTCAATAATAGACTCATACTATTCACTACTAGAAGAATTCGGAGAAGAACTTGAAGAAACAGAAATAAAACTAATAGAAAACCCAACCATAACAGAACAACATAAATTAAACAACGACAAAAAAAATCTAATACTGCTAAGAAAAGCAGTGTGGCCTGTGAGAGAACTAATAGGATCACTACAAAGACAAACAAGTAAACTAATAAGCAAAGAACTAGAACCCTACCTAAAAGATCTATACGACCACTCAATACAAGCAATAGATACAGTAGAAACATACAGAGACATGACCAGCAGCATGACCGACCTATACATGAGCAGCATAAGCAACAAAATGAACGAAGTCATGAAAGTTTTAACAATATTTGCAGCAATATTCATACCACTAACATTCCTAGCAGGAGTATACGGCATGAACTTCCAATACTTACCAGAACTCCAATGGAAATACGGATACCTATATGTCTGGATAATATTTATAAGCATAGGAAGCGGAATGCTAATTTACTTCAAAAAAAAGAAATGGATATAA
- a CDS encoding winged helix-turn-helix transcriptional regulator yields MIDFACKRFDLNEIIKCSLGLTKADYKLMNHLLKNEEEWTTTTQLAKELKLNLSTIQRCVKTLHEKQILNRAQENLTGGGYTYTYQIKNKKELTKKIKEIVNNWVKTVDHALEKW; encoded by the coding sequence ATGATAGATTTTGCATGCAAAAGATTTGACCTAAACGAGATAATAAAATGCTCCCTAGGACTAACAAAAGCAGACTACAAACTAATGAATCACTTACTAAAAAACGAAGAGGAATGGACCACAACAACACAACTAGCAAAAGAACTCAAACTAAACCTAAGCACAATACAAAGATGCGTCAAAACACTCCACGAAAAACAAATACTAAATAGAGCACAAGAAAACCTAACAGGCGGAGGATACACATACACCTACCAAATAAAAAATAAAAAAGAACTCACCAAAAAAATAAAAGAAATAGTAAACAACTGGGTCAAAACTGTGGATCACGCACTAGAAAAATGGTAA
- a CDS encoding transketolase family protein codes for MKLNPKLLTEPEKNSTRKGFGAGLLEAAKRNASVWALTADLAGSTGIGEFLHTYPNRFIECGVAEQNLVTVASGLAAAGKIPFATSFAAFSPGRNWEQIKTTIAYNDQPVIIASTHSGLGVGEDGATHQMLEDIAMMRAIPNMQVIVPCDFEQAKKATIELAKNPKPTYLRLTRQDAPTITTDKTEFKIGKAQILKKGKDITIIGCGPILYEAIKAAQELSESGENNSSRKKQKTEKISVEIINLHTIKPLDKKTIIKSAKKTGRIITLEDHQINGGMGSAVCELLSEHYPLPVKRLGIKDSFGESGTAEQLYEKHKLTRKHIIKEIKNIMKMRK; via the coding sequence ATGAAACTAAATCCAAAACTATTAACAGAACCTGAAAAAAACTCCACTAGAAAGGGATTTGGAGCAGGCCTCTTAGAAGCAGCAAAAAGAAACGCCTCAGTATGGGCATTAACAGCTGACCTTGCTGGAAGCACAGGCATAGGAGAATTCCTTCATACATATCCTAATAGATTCATAGAATGCGGAGTAGCAGAACAAAACCTGGTAACAGTTGCATCAGGACTTGCAGCCGCAGGAAAAATACCATTTGCAACAAGCTTTGCAGCATTCAGCCCAGGAAGAAACTGGGAACAGATAAAAACAACGATAGCTTATAATGATCAACCAGTAATAATTGCAAGTACACACTCAGGGCTTGGCGTAGGAGAAGACGGAGCAACACATCAGATGCTAGAAGACATCGCTATGATGAGAGCAATACCAAATATGCAAGTAATTGTTCCTTGTGACTTCGAACAGGCAAAGAAAGCAACAATAGAACTAGCAAAAAATCCAAAGCCAACATATCTAAGACTGACAAGACAAGATGCACCAACAATAACAACTGACAAAACAGAATTCAAAATAGGAAAAGCACAAATCCTAAAGAAAGGAAAAGACATAACAATAATAGGATGCGGACCAATATTATACGAAGCAATAAAAGCAGCGCAAGAACTATCTGAAAGCGGAGAGAATAATTCCAGTCGCAAAAAACAGAAAACAGAAAAAATTTCTGTCGAAATAATAAACTTACACACAATAAAACCACTGGATAAAAAAACAATAATAAAAAGTGCTAAAAAAACAGGAAGAATAATAACGCTAGAAGATCATCAAATCAACGGAGGAATGGGAAGCGCAGTTTGTGAGCTGTTATCAGAACATTATCCTTTGCCTGTGAAAAGACTCGGAATAAAAGATTCCTTTGGAGAATCAGGAACAGCAGAACAACTCTATGAAAAACATAAACTAACACGTAAACACATAATAAAAGAAATAAAAAATATAATGAAGATGAGAAAATAA
- a CDS encoding transaldolase, with translation MKIFLDSADLDEIKEAYSYGIIDGITTNPSLIKKAVDTRVSRGEKIDMKEYITEILRVAKGTPVSLEVTETTYDRMLHQAKKLYAIFNPIAKNVVIKIPINTSFTDTDDRQMDGLKVITKLSKQKIPINATLIFTPEQALMAAKAGAKYISPFVGRVDDEIRDLNRIKYEKSNYFPMEGLEKGKILDDNGIVSGIDLVEQCIDIIDMHDLNTEILAASIRNARQTREAALAGADIATLPLKVIQDLVKHYKTYEGMQKFTKDIVIEYMELMNGFEKEKKQVNNKISKRKSSRRK, from the coding sequence ATGAAAATCTTTCTCGATTCAGCGGATTTAGACGAAATAAAGGAAGCATATTCATACGGAATAATTGACGGAATAACAACAAATCCTTCCCTGATCAAAAAAGCAGTAGACACCAGAGTTTCTCGAGGAGAAAAAATAGATATGAAAGAATACATCACAGAAATTCTAAGAGTAGCAAAAGGAACTCCTGTAAGCCTTGAAGTTACAGAAACAACATATGATAGAATGCTTCATCAAGCAAAAAAACTATACGCTATATTCAATCCAATAGCAAAAAACGTTGTTATAAAAATTCCAATAAACACATCATTTACAGATACAGATGACAGACAAATGGACGGTTTAAAAGTAATAACAAAATTAAGCAAACAAAAAATACCAATAAACGCAACACTGATATTCACACCAGAACAAGCCTTAATGGCAGCAAAAGCAGGAGCAAAATACATATCTCCTTTTGTTGGAAGAGTTGATGATGAAATAAGAGATCTGAACAGAATAAAATATGAAAAAAGCAATTATTTCCCAATGGAAGGACTAGAAAAAGGAAAAATTCTCGATGATAATGGAATAGTATCAGGAATAGACCTAGTTGAACAATGCATAGACATCATCGATATGCACGATTTAAACACCGAAATACTAGCCGCAAGCATAAGAAATGCAAGGCAAACAAGAGAAGCTGCACTTGCAGGAGCAGACATAGCGACATTACCATTAAAAGTCATACAAGACTTAGTAAAACACTATAAAACATATGAAGGAATGCAAAAATTCACCAAAGACATAGTAATAGAATACATGGAATTAATGAACGGGTTTGAAAAAGAAAAAAAACAAGTAAATAATAAAATTTCTAAGAGAAAAAGCTCGCGCAGGAAATAG
- a CDS encoding tRNA pseudouridine(13) synthase TruD — protein MHKLKQTPEDFQVFEIPDRTWLKEGNYQVWKLTKKNYNTEDAIQQICKTLNLERKFISYAGTKDKNAITEQYITIKNKPKETIQNLKLKDIHLEFQGCTNQPLSLGNLKGNKFKITIRNLEKNTAEKILELNQKTTQTPKQNKQIPNYFDEQRFQKNNAEIGKLLIKKEYKKTYELLKNDHQYGEKLKEYLKENKNDYINAIRTIPKKILKLYIHSYQSKLWNHTTNIILKTYKKEKIPDTTPLIGFGTETQNEKTKKILNKIMEEEKITERDFIIKEIPELTTEGTTRKTYIDLQDLKINKPKKDEINTQNDKNPLFKITTEFTIGKGSYATIIIKHLILPKKQLNLNTKNLKKQ, from the coding sequence ATGCACAAACTAAAACAAACACCAGAAGACTTCCAAGTCTTTGAAATACCGGACAGAACATGGCTAAAAGAAGGAAACTACCAAGTCTGGAAACTCACCAAAAAAAACTACAACACAGAAGATGCAATACAACAAATATGCAAAACACTAAATCTAGAAAGGAAATTCATTAGTTATGCAGGAACAAAAGACAAAAACGCAATAACAGAACAATACATCACAATAAAAAACAAACCAAAAGAAACAATACAAAACCTAAAACTAAAAGACATACACCTAGAATTCCAAGGATGCACAAACCAACCACTATCCCTAGGAAACTTAAAAGGAAACAAATTCAAAATAACAATCAGAAACCTAGAAAAAAACACGGCAGAAAAAATCCTAGAACTAAACCAAAAAACAACACAAACTCCAAAACAAAACAAGCAAATCCCAAATTACTTTGACGAACAAAGATTCCAAAAAAACAACGCAGAAATAGGAAAACTACTCATAAAAAAAGAATACAAAAAAACATACGAACTGCTAAAAAACGACCATCAATACGGAGAAAAACTAAAAGAATACCTAAAAGAAAACAAAAATGACTACATAAATGCAATAAGAACAATCCCGAAAAAAATACTCAAACTCTACATACACTCATACCAAAGCAAACTATGGAACCACACAACAAACATAATTCTAAAAACATACAAAAAAGAAAAAATACCAGATACCACGCCATTAATAGGCTTTGGAACAGAAACACAAAACGAAAAAACCAAAAAAATACTAAATAAAATAATGGAAGAAGAAAAAATAACAGAAAGAGACTTCATAATAAAAGAAATTCCAGAACTTACAACTGAAGGAACAACAAGGAAAACATACATAGACCTGCAAGACCTAAAAATAAACAAACCAAAAAAAGACGAAATAAACACACAAAACGACAAAAACCCACTATTTAAAATAACAACAGAATTCACAATTGGCAAAGGAAGCTACGCCACAATAATCATAAAACACCTAATACTGCCAAAAAAACAATTAAATTTAAATACTAAAAACCTAAAAAAACAATAA
- a CDS encoding glucokinase, translated as MDLTLEKHTQKQYKEHILCLDIGGTTTQIGIIGLENKTPQLCYAGHLWSKDIKNFENLIKQILQYTEKNLQIKIEQIAIAAAGPNQQEKIKIIHLNKTIHKKPIERIQGIKKVILLNDFEALGYAINLYKEVKNETKNIAVIGPGTGLGKAILKHNGTYYEPIAGEGGHSEFPIRNEEELELKKYIKGKKQLQYEDLISGKGIEHIYEYTKLKNKNKETKYTKEIDKTKHKIFLISQYKEQDKTCKETYKIFTKLYARAVKNYALETLPLGGIYLAGGITTRNPEIIDKEFFKELENLETGQEILKGIPIHIMKQKETSLLGAAYALIQK; from the coding sequence ATGGACCTAACACTAGAAAAGCACACACAAAAACAGTACAAAGAACACATACTCTGCCTAGACATAGGAGGAACAACAACACAAATAGGCATAATAGGACTAGAAAACAAAACACCACAACTATGCTACGCAGGGCATCTATGGAGCAAAGACATAAAAAACTTTGAAAACCTAATAAAACAAATACTACAATACACAGAAAAAAATTTACAAATAAAAATAGAACAAATAGCAATTGCAGCAGCAGGACCCAACCAACAAGAAAAAATAAAAATAATCCACTTAAACAAAACAATACATAAAAAACCGATAGAAAGAATACAAGGAATAAAAAAAGTTATACTTCTAAATGACTTCGAAGCACTAGGATACGCAATAAACCTCTACAAAGAAGTAAAAAACGAAACAAAAAATATTGCAGTAATAGGACCAGGAACAGGCCTTGGAAAAGCAATACTAAAACACAACGGAACATACTACGAACCAATAGCAGGAGAAGGAGGACACTCAGAATTTCCAATAAGAAATGAAGAAGAACTCGAACTGAAAAAATACATAAAAGGAAAAAAACAATTACAATACGAAGACCTAATATCAGGAAAAGGCATAGAACACATATATGAATACACAAAACTAAAAAATAAAAATAAAGAAACCAAATACACAAAAGAAATAGACAAAACAAAACATAAAATATTTCTCATAAGCCAATACAAAGAACAAGACAAAACATGCAAAGAGACATACAAAATATTTACAAAACTATACGCAAGAGCCGTAAAAAACTACGCACTAGAAACATTACCCCTGGGAGGCATATACCTAGCAGGCGGAATAACAACAAGAAACCCTGAAATCATAGATAAAGAATTCTTCAAAGAACTAGAAAATCTAGAAACCGGACAAGAAATACTAAAAGGAATACCAATACACATAATGAAACAAAAAGAAACAAGTCTGCTAGGCGCAGCATACGCATTAATACAAAAATAA
- a CDS encoding DUF308 domain-containing protein, producing the protein MAKKKTVKKNSKSKRVVKKETPKPQTHPAKKALHGNWYPNLLRSLIAIILGIYLVADAGMLMETFLALIGTFLLVEGILLTIPILKSPKEHEEWGISLFRGILGILIGLYVLVQPAWFKFMPINTVGYTVATVALVIGLLEVVQGATLHKHLDNKYLMTLGGILSMIFGMLLLFVPIFSNLVIMYLLGIYTIIFGAGLLLFSFELKLLGNKI; encoded by the coding sequence ATGGCTAAAAAGAAAACTGTTAAGAAAAATTCTAAATCCAAAAGGGTTGTAAAAAAAGAAACACCAAAACCACAAACACACCCCGCAAAGAAAGCACTACACGGAAACTGGTACCCAAATTTACTAAGATCCCTAATCGCGATAATACTAGGAATATACTTAGTAGCAGACGCAGGAATGCTAATGGAAACATTCTTAGCACTAATAGGAACATTCCTACTAGTAGAAGGAATACTGTTGACAATACCAATCCTAAAAAGCCCAAAAGAACACGAGGAATGGGGCATTAGTCTATTCCGAGGAATATTAGGAATACTAATAGGATTATACGTACTAGTACAACCCGCATGGTTTAAATTCATGCCAATAAACACAGTAGGATACACAGTAGCAACAGTAGCACTGGTAATAGGATTATTAGAAGTAGTACAAGGAGCAACATTGCACAAACATTTAGACAACAAATACTTAATGACCCTAGGCGGAATACTAAGCATGATATTTGGAATGCTACTACTGTTTGTGCCAATATTTTCAAACTTAGTAATAATGTACCTACTAGGAATATACACAATAATATTCGGAGCAGGACTACTATTATTCAGCTTTGAACTAAAACTACTAGGGAACAAAATATAA